In Actinomycetota bacterium, the DNA window GGCCAAGGGGCTGCGGGTGATCGCCAACATCGAGACCGGGCAGGAGATGATCCAGCGCTGGGAGTCCGACGACGTCTTCTACGGCTTCACCGGCAACTGGATCATGCAGGAGGCGGTGCTCGCCTCGGGTTGCGTGGACCTCTTCGCCTGCGACATGAACTGCTCCATGCCCATCGACCCCGCCTACGCAGAGCGTTACCGGTTCAAGCTCATCCCCGTGAGCGACCTGGTGGCCTTCGAGGGGGTGACCGACCGCCTCGACTACGTGCCCGAGGAGGCCGAGCGGCAGGCCGCCAAGCTCTTAGAGATGGCCATCGCCAACTTCAAGGAGCGGCGCGCCTCCGTGGAGCCCCTGGCTGGCCTGCCACAGGGCGAGGCGGTGGTGGGGTTCTCCACCGAGAGCATCCTGGAGGCTCTGGGCGGGAGCCTGGACCCCCTCCTCGGCGCGGTGAAGTCGGGGGCCATCCGGGGCATCGCGGGGCTGGTGTCCTGCACCACCCTCCGGGACAGCGGTCAGGACGTGCACAGCGTGGCGGTGGCCAAAGAGCTCATCGCGCGGGACATCCTCATCCTCTCCATGGGCTGCGGCAACGGCGCCATGCAGGTGGCCGGCCTCTGCCTGCCCGAGGCGGCGCGGATGGCGGGCGAAGGCCTGCGAGGGGTGTGCGAGAAGCTGGGGGTGCCGCCGGTGCTCTCCTACGGCACCTGCACCGACACCGGGCGCATCGCCGACCTGCTCGCCGCGGTCTCGAGCGCCCTGGGAGACGTGCCCATCCCCGACCTGCCGGTGGTGGCCGCGGCCCCCGAGTACATGGAGCAGAAGGCGACCATGGACGCCGTCTTCGCCTTGGCGTTGGGCCTCTACACCTACGTCAACCCGGTGCCCACGGTAACCGGGGGGCCGAAGCTGGTCAAGCTGCTCACCGAGGACTGCGCCGAGGTGACCGGCGGGGTGTTACACCTGGAGAAGGACGCGGCCGAGGCGGCCGAGAACATGCTCGCCCACATCGAGTCCAAGCGCCGAATGCTCGGCCTCTGAAGAATGGGGGTCAGGTCTTGAACATGTGATTACTTACCAATATATGGATACATTCTCAAGATTCAAGACCTGCTCTGAAAACAGCTTTCAATAAACAATATATAGTTATAGTGCCTTGGTGGCGAAGGGTGATCTTCATCCTCGGTGGTGTCGCGTCCGCGCGACATGAACGACTGACCCCTTGAATGCAACGCCGGGCGCCACTGCGGTGCCCGGCTCCGTGCGCGCTCAGGACAGGGGCTTGGGCGATCTCTTCGCGCGGCCCGCCCTGTTCCTCAGAAAGGGTTGGATCTTGCGGATGATATACGTCGCCTCCATCCAGCCAAGATATCTCGCGGCCGTCTTGGCCTCCAGACGCGCGTCCCGCACTAGGCCGGCGATGTTGAGGAGCTGCGCGGTGCGCATAGCGGCCAGCTTCATCAGGTCCTTGAAACCGAGTATGTTCTCGACGCCGGCGACATCGCGCAGGTATCTCTCCAGGTTTACGACATCATATGTCCTAGATATAGAATAATGCGCCCTTGTTTAAACCCCAGTGATGCGCATGTCCCCTTGCAGGCAGCCCCGGTGCCGGACACCGCTATAATACCCCGGGCCGTACCGTCTCGGCAGGCACTCTCCGAGTTGAAAAGGGAGCAGGCAGCCCGACCGCCATGGTAAACCGGGCAAATCGATGTTGTAAGGTTTCTTCAGGTGCTCTCCGGGTTGAAACAGATCGAGGGACCAACCTGCCGTCCCGATAAACCGGACGGATTCGATGAACGGCAAGAGGTGACGGCTTTCTGGTATCCTTACCTTTGACCCATGAGAGCGAGGGAAAGGGAGAAAGCCGTGTCGGGTAAGGAAGACTACGCGAGGCTGCGGGAGCTGCTGCACGGTATGCCGGGGGGATTCCCCGCCACCGAGAGCGGGGTGGAGATGCGCATCCTCGCGAAGCTCTTCTCCCCCGAGGACGCGGAGACGGCCGTGTGCCTCGAGCGAGAGCCGCTCCCTCCTTCCGAGATCGCGCGCCGGCTGGGGACAGGCGAGGCGGAGGCGGCGGAGAGGCTCGCCTCCATGGCCTCCCGGGGCCTGATCTACCGGGAGGGAGAGGTAGGAGAGGCCCGCTACCGGCTGGAGCAGTTCATCGTGGGCATCTACGAGTACAACCTCGGCTCCATGGACCGCGAGCTGGCGGAGATGGTCGAGGAGTACATACCCCATATCGGTCTGGCCATGGCCGGGGCCGAGACCCTGCAGACGCGCTTCGTGCCCGTGGGCTCGGCGGTGGAGGTCGGCCACGCCGTGGCCACCCACGACCACATCCGGGAGCTGGTGCGCGGGCACGATACCCTCGGGGTCAAGGAATGCATCTGCCGCAAGCAGCAGCGCTTGCTGGGCCGTGGATGCCATAACCCCCCGGAGATATGCCTCATGTTCGGGGACTTCGCCCGCTACCATCTGGAGAACGGCTGGCCGGGCCGCCGCATCGACGTGGGCGAGGCACTGCGCCTGCTTGACCGCTCGGAGGAACTGGGGCTGGTGCTCCTGGCCGAGAATGCCCGCGATATCAGGTTCGTCTGTTCCTGCTGCACCTGCTGCTGCTCGGGTCTGAGGATCATGAAGGCTCTCCCCAACCCGGGAGAGATCCTGCACTCCAACTACCGTCCCCTGCTCGACGAGCGCCCGTGCGACGGCTGCGGCGCATGCGTGGAGCGCTGTCCCATGGAAGCTGTGACCGTGGACAGCGGATCAGCGGCCATCGAACTCAAGAGGTGCATCGGCTGCGGGCTGTGCGTCGCGAGCTGCCCGCGAGGGGCCATTTCCCTGGCACAGAGGGAGGATTTCAAGGCGCCTCCCCCGGACACGCGGGAGACCATGCGCCGCATCCTCGTCGAGCGTGGGATTATCTGAGGGGTCCTGCAGCGCCTCCCGGCCGCGATACTCCCGTGCCCGCCGCCCCGAGAGGGAAGCCCGTCGGTACGCCACCGAAAATATATGGAGCCCCTGGCCGGAATCGAACCGGCGACACATGGATTAGGAATCCATTGCTCTGTCCGCTGAGCTACAGGGGCCCGTGCGCGGGGGCGTTGAACGCCGCCCACGCCAAGAATTATAGCCCGCGACCCGGGCCCCTTCAATTCCGTAACCTCCAGGCCTTGGCCGCCGCGGCGTGTGCACCGCCGGCACATGCATCGACAGAGCGAGGGCAGGGATCCGATCTTAGACGGCCTATGGTCCTGGCATCGATCCAGCCAGGGCATATGCATCAACAGAGCGGCGGCAGGGATGCGGAGGCCCGGGCGGGAGCTCCACGGGCGATTCCTGCGTTGACCGCAGGGGGTTCCCACCGACGGCATACCGGGAACGAACGAGGCCCGGGCGACCATGCCGAACACATGTTTATCGCACGCTCCTAGCACCATGGCAACATGCTCGCTGGCGACGCATGGCTGCATGGCTGCATATCGGATAGGATCTGAGGTAGGGTGGTAGTGCCCGTGCGGCCGGCAATCCTGTTGCGCAGAGGATCGCCTTCTCCGGTGATGGCCGGAGACGCACGAGGGGCTGCATGCGAATACCTCGGACAGGAGGACATCGGCCCGTAGGGACGGTTGGCCGGCTCGATGGTCCCCGGCAGGAAAGGGGGTGCTCAAGGCAGAAAGGACGGGTATTCGCATGTTCGCGATCATCCTGCTGATCGCCTCCCTTGCGGCGGTGCCGGAAAGGACGGAGGAACCGGGATACACCGACAAGGCATGTGATTCCCGTGCATCCGCCTTTCCCGCACTGAGGGCGTGCGCGCGCCCGCATGCGCGCGATGGCATGCCGGAGCGGGGCCCGTTTCCGGGGAGGGGCGTCATCGTAAGGCGGAGGTATGGAGCATCTTCTCGGCAAGCTGCTCTTGACCAAAAAATCCCGGAGGTCGTCCTGTCATCCCGCAGGACCGGGCCGATTCGAGAAGAGCGGTGGATGGTGGACATCCGGGGACGCAGTCCATGCTACTCCTTGCGAGACCGGTCTCCCGGAAGACCTTTGCCTGGTGGATGGTGAACCTCCATGGACGCGATCCATGCTATATTAATAACGGCACCTGGATGATCGCGCCGCGGTCACGAAGGCCGGGGCGGTTGGCATATCGTCAGCGCGCCACGAAGGCACGGCGGCGAGAAACCGCGGAGATCTCGTGGCGTTTGCGTTATCGTCGCTCGGGAATAATAGGCACGCGGCCACGAAGGCCGGGGCGTAACCGGCGCGGGGAGCCACGGAGGCTCTGGCGACGCGAAGTCGCTTGCTACCGTGGTTTTTCTTTTGCCCCGCGAGGAGCAGCGGGAGGTCAGAACAGATGCATATTCCGGACGGCTTCCTCAACACCGGCGTGAGCGTGGTCACCGGGGTGGCGGCGGCGGGGGCCGTGGGCTACGGGCTGCACAAAGCCCGTGAGGAGCTCGACGAGAGGTCCGTGCCCATGCTGGCGCTCTGCGCCGCCTTCATCTTCGCGGCCCAGATGCTCAACTTCCCCATCGCGGGAGGGACCAGCGGACACTTCCTGGGAGGCGCCCTGGCGGCGGTGCTGCTCGGGCCGTGGCTGGGAGGGCTGGTCATAGCCCTGGTGCTGCTGGTGCAGTGCCTGGGGTTCGCGGACGGCGGACTCACGGCCCTGGGCGCCAACATCTTCAACATGGCCCTCATCGGAACCATCCTCATCTACTACGTCTTTTACGGTTTGAAATCCCTGCTCCCCAGGGGAAGGACCTATTTTCTGGCCGCCACCGGGTTCTCGGCGTGGCTGTCGGTGGTCCTCGCATCTGGAGCATGCGCCATCCAGCTGGCCATCTCCGGTACCTCGCCCCTGAGCGTGGCTCTCCCCGCCATGCTGGGCATCCACGCCCTCATCGGCATCGTGGAGGGAGCGATAACCGTGCTCGTGGTCGGAGTGGTGCTGGCGGTGCGGCCCGACCTCGTGAGGACGCACGATTACCGGCCCGTTGCGGCAAGCTACAGCGAAGCGGAGGTGAGCCGGTGATGAAAGCACGCGACAAGAGCATCCTCGTTTTCACCCTTGCGGGTCTGGCGCTGGCGGTGGCCCTGGCGCTCATCGTGTCCCCCTGGGCCTCATCCTCTCCGGACGGTCTGGAGAAGGTCGCCGAGGACAAGGGGTTCCTGGAGAAGGCCGAGGAGACCGACCCGGCGTGGGAGGGCGCTCCCATCCCGGATTACGCCTTTCCCGGCTTCACGCAAAAGTCGGTGGACGAGGAGACCGGCGAGGTGGTCGAGGAACCCACCCGGCTCGCCACCGCGCTGGCCGGCCTGGTGGGCACGGTGGGCATCTTCCTCCTCGCCTGGGGGCTTGCCCTGGCGCTGAAGAAGAAGGGCGGAGCGGGAGCGCGGAGCGTCGGCGGTCCCGCCCTGGAATGAGCTTGCATGGAGACGAGGCCCTGAACGCCGTGGCCGGCACAAGGGGCGTCGGTAAAAGGACAACGGGGTGGTAGGCGCCGCGTGAAACACGTTTTCCTTGACGAGTACAGCGACCTGCGCAGTCCCGTCCACCGGCTCGACCCCCGGGCCAAGCTGGTGGGCTTCATCGCGCTCATCGTCATCTGCGTCTCCACCCCTCCCGACCGCTACGCCGCCTTCGCTGCCTACCTGGGTCTGGAGCTGGCCCTGGTGGCGCTCTCTCGCCTGCCCTGGAGGCACGTGCTCAAGCGCGCCCTCGTCGTGCTCCCCTTCATCCTGGTGGTGGCCCTTTTCCTCCCCTTCTTCAGCAGGGGAGGCGGCAGCTACAACCTGGGGCCCCTCACCGTCTCCGCCCACGGCCTGCTGGTGCTGTGGAACGTGGCCGCCAAATCCACGGTGAGCGTGTTGGCGGTGATCCTGCTCTCCTCCACCACCCCCTTTCCGGACCTCATTAAGGGAATGGAGAGACTCAAGGTCCCGTCCCTTATCACCGCCACCCTCAGCTTCATGTACCGCTACGTCTTCGTGCTCATGGACGAGCTGCAGCGCATGCGGCGCGCCCGCGACTCGCGGGGCTGGAGCGGGAGGTGGTTCTGGCAGTCCAGGGTCATAGGACATATGATCGCCGCCCTCTTCCTGCGTTCCTATGAGCGGGGAGAGAGGGTTTACGCCGCCATGCTCGCGAGGGGATACGACGGGAAAACGCGCACCGTCTATCTTTACGCCCTCGGGGCCATGGAGGTCGGCTTCGTATCCATGCTGGTGCTCTTCCCCCTGGGGGCGAGACTGATATCATAGGGGGCGGCACGGGGAGGTCCGCAAGCGACGCGCCTGCCGTCGGCCCGCTTGGATGACGGCACGGCAGCGATAGGGCCGGGCCGGGGCGGGGAAGAATGATGCCGGGCGGTCGCGGGCGGACGGGACCCCGGCCGGGCCGGTCCACACGGCACCGGGAGACGGAGAAGGAGACGGCAAGATGCATCACCGACCGGCGGTGGAGATAACGAACCTGCGCTACTCCTACCCCGACGGCACGGTGGCCTTACGGGGAGTGGACCTGCTCATCGAGGAAGGCGAATCGGTGGGCATCGTGGGTCCAAACGGGGCGGGGAAATCCACCCTCCTGTTGCACCTCAACGGCATCCTGGTCGGGGAGGGCGAGGTGCGCATCTTCGGCCTGCCGGTGGAGAAGAAGAACCTGCGGGAGATCAGGCGCCGGGTCGGTCTGGTCTTCCAGGACCCCGACGACCAGCTCTTCTCCCCCACCGTGTTCGACGACGTGGCCTTCGGCCCCATGAACATGGGGCTCTCGAAGGAAGAGGTGGCGGCGGCCGTCTCCCGGGCACTGGAAGAGGTGGGCATCGCGGGCATGGAGAGGCGTTCCGCCTACCACCTGAGCTACGGCCAGAAAAAACGCGCCGCCATCGCCACCGTGCTCTCCATGAACCCCGACCTCCTGGTGCTGGATGAGCCCTCCAGTAACCTGGACCCCCGGGCGCGCAACGAGTTCTCGCAGCTCCTGCAGGGGATGAGGATCACCAAGATCCTGGTCACCCACGACCTTCCCTTCGTCTTCGAGAACTGCGAGCGCGTGGTGGTGATGAGCAAGGGGATGATCATGGCGGACGGCGACGCCTTTTCCGTCTTCTCCGACGAAACCCTGCTCGCAGAGTACGGGCTGGAGCTGCCGTACGGGTTCTATCCCGTGCCGCGGGGGAAGGAAAGCGAGGCGGGGCGGCGCGAGGCGGAGGGGTAAGACGGACAGAGGCCGCGCGGGCATCGGCGCCGCGGGAAAGGGCCGGGCGGTCTGCTCGAGGCGGCCTTTTCGGCCCGGAACCCTGCCCTCAAGGCCTTTTAAGAAGGGGTCCCCGCGCCCGCGGCACGGGTCAGGTGGTCTTCTCGTATTCCGCGAGCTTCCCCAGAAGCCGCTTGATCTCCGCCTTGCAGCGCTTGACCTCCTCGACCTTGGCTTCCGCATCGTCGGTATGGGGGTTGAACCTGCAAAAACCGAACTCGAACTCCGTACCGGTGAGGTCCCTGAGCCTTTCCGCCAGCTCGTTCAGCTTCTGCTCGTAATAACGCATCTCCTCGTCGAGAACCTCGAGCATGGGGTCTTCCACCGCCGCCTCCTTGTCCGTTCCGCTCCCGGGCGGACGCAGCTTGGTCATGCTCCCCGCCGAGCGGAGAGGGAAAGCCCGGGCCGCCGCCGCGGGTCCCGTCTTTCAAGACCACCATAGAACAACCTCCGGGCGCCGTCAAAGGGGTGGTGTACCGTCTTCGGCCGCCATGAAACAGGGCGTTCCGACCGGACTTGTCGACACGGCGGGATCGTACCCACTCCACGGTTGATCACCATATTCATCCATGTCGCACGGATGAGTAACCGTTCGCAGTATGGAGCCCTTCCCGGAGAAACGATGCCCTCTCCCCGCGCCGCGGTGCGCTTTCGAGCGCGGGGCGGGTGGCGCGGGCGAGGCCCGCTCATAACCGCGCCTCGTTCAGCGCAGCAGGTGCAGGTTGCCGATGTGCACCCGCGTGAGCCCGGCTGCGCGTGCGGCGGCCAGGCATTCCTCCGCCTGGCGGCGGCCCGTCACCGGCAGGTCGCGCATGGCGTGCTGGGGGTGGAATGCCAGCAGGGAGTAGGGTATGTCCCGGTCCAGCCCCGCGATGAAGGCGGCGATGCGCCCCACCTCGTCGGCCTCCACATATCCCGGCACCATGAGGGTGCTCGCGACCAGGGGCGGGGGATGCGGGCGTTCCCGCACGCGCGAGGCGGCAGCGGCGAAATTCTCCAGGGTCCTGCGGTTGGACGCCCCGCACAGGGCGCGGTGCAGCGAGGGGTCGAAGGCCTTGAGGTCGAACTTGACGCAGCCCCCGCTGGCCAGGCTCATGTCCATGGCCCGGCGCAGGAAGGCGGGGTGCATGGAGCCGTTGGTCTCCCAGCAGATGTGCACCTCCCCCCGCCTGCGGTCGAGGATGAGCTCCGAGGCGCGGAGGGCGAAGGGCATCTGGGCGGAGGGATCGCCCCCGAACCAGCAGACACAGCCCGTGGTCTCGTCGGCCGCGTCCGCCAGGTCCCGCGGCGCGTGTGCGGGAGCCAGGCAGGCCGTGAGCATGCGGTACTGCGCGTTCTGGCAGAACAGGCAGTCGAAGGTGCAGGCCCCGAGGAAGACCGCGAGGTTGTTCCTGCCCCTGTCGCCGTTCCCCGCACACACCCAGTCCGCCACGCAGTTGGTCGGCAGGGGATCGTGATAGTATTCGACCACCCCGCTCCGCGCCGTCCCCGCGAGGTGGGCTATCCTGCCATTCCTTACCAGGCGCAGCCCACAGTATCCCCTCTCCCCTTCCCACATCGCGCAGGCGTTCCCGCACATGTGGCACGACGCTCCCCCGGGGGAGACGGGGGGAAGCGCGGGCATCCCGAAGGCGGCACGCGCGCCCGCGTGCGCCCGCTCTATCATCTCCTCGACGGCCTCGCCGCCGGCGCGCGCGCAGTCGGCACACATCCCCAGGGCTCCCGCCACGGGACGGTTTCCCTCTCCGCAGAGCGGACAGCCCTTCATCCCGCCCATCCTCTCCGCTCACCGTTGACCATGACACCCCTCATGACCGCTTCATATCCCCGGCGAAGGGGTGAAGTCAAGGGGGCAGGTTGCCATGCGCGGCGGCGTAATGCCCGGACCTCCTCACCCAGTGCGGCGGCGAGAGCGGGCAGCCTGGCGGGGTTATCAGGTCATATCCGTGGGACCGCGAGAAGGCGCCCTCCCGTGTTGCCATGCGCGGCGGCGGGATGCCCGGACCCCCTCACCCGGTGCGGCGGCGAGAGCGGGCAGCCTGGCGGGGTTATCAGGTCATATCCGTGGGACCGCGAGAAGGCGCCCTCCCTTACTCCGAAGCGCAGCGGCGGGAAGAGATATCCTCGAAGACACCTTGAGTGGCCCCTATGCTCGCCGCTCCGGCCTTTCGGGCCGCCGCGCGCACCTCTATACTGGTTGAAGGGCGACGGCATCGCCGTCGGGGCGGAGCCCGCGATGTCGGAGAGGGGTCAAACGGGTCAGCCTGTGCTGATGGGCGGCGGCATCGCTGAAGGGGGCGGCTCAGGTCACGCGGAGGAGAAGGCGGAAAGGCGCGGGTGATGGGATCACGCATACCGAGCGAAGCCCGGGAGGATACGGCCTCGCGGGCGGGCCAGGCGGCAAAGTGGGCCTTTGTGATCATCCTGGCCGCAACGGCGGGCACGGTGGGGTTGCTGCAGCTCTTCCGCACCCATCCGGCCCAGAAAGCCGTGGGGGAGTTCTTCGCCCGCCTGCAGGAGGGGGACCTGGAGGGCTGCCTGGAGCTGGTGGACCCCCGGGGCCAGCTGGGCTCCCTCTGGGAGGAGGATACCGCCGGCGTGCGGGACACCGTGGGCTCCCTACTCTCGCGCTACCGCCTGCAGTTCTCCGACCTCTCCTTTTCCACGCGGGCGGAGAGAGACGCCGCGGAGGTCGCGCTGAAGGGAGGGCGTGTTTCTCTTTACCCGCGCGGCGGGGAGGGGCCGCCGGACCTCTCCTTCGACCTGGAGGGCTCGGACCTCGTCTTCTATGTGGAGAGGAGAGAGGGGGAGTGGATGATCGAAGGGATCAACTACGACGTGGCGGAGCTGCTCGCAGAGGGAAAGGAGCTCCTGCCCCTGCCCCTGCCGTGATGATGACCACAGGCGGGTTCGCGAGGGGGAGGGCGCATCCTGCCCCGCGCCGCGGGCCCCGCGGGTCCACGAAGCCGAGAAAGCGGCGGCATCAACTTGCCGCCCGCAGCGAGGAGGTGGAGGTGTCCGGAAAGACCGTCATATCCGCGCGGCGTTGTCCACTCCGATGTCCACCCGTGTCAGCAAAGGGGTAGGGGTGTCCGGGAAGCCTGCTCTATCCGGTCACGTCCCGGCGGCGCGGGGCCGTGACGCGGTGGCGGGGTTCTGCCTCGTCTTGCTGCTGCTGTCGCTCGCCGTGCATGGCTACGGCTGTTCTTCATCCACGCCGGAACGTGCGGTGTGGGATTTCGTGGCCGCCCGCATGGCGGGAAACGACCGCCGCGCCGCGGAGCTTACCGTAGAGGGCGACCTGGGAGAATATCCCGGGGGAGAACCGTACCTGGGAGGCTCGGGATTCTCCTACCGCGTGAGTGAGGTGCAGGTGGAGGGGGACGGCGCCCGGGTAACGGTGGCCTTCCGCTGGGACGACCAGGAGGTGGAGGTGCCCTACGTGACGCGTCGCGTGGGGTCCAGGTGGAAGGTGTCCCTGGAGGAGACGCTCGAGGGCTGGCTCCCCTCCCCCCGGGTCGAAGATGAGTCCCGGGGCGACTGATCGGCCCTCTTCCATCACGGCCTGATGGCCCCGCGGACGGCGATATCGCAGCTCAAGTCAAAATGCCGTTGGCGCACCACGTTCGGAGATGTCCCTGAAAAGGGATGAGGGTTGCCGCCGTGTACGGAAAGGCTGGCCTGCCGCCCCCGCATCTCGCATCACGGGCCGGCGGCTTTCCCAAACCTCCCGCGGCCCCTGACCCTTCAGGAAGACCTTCCCGCCCCGCTCCTCCCGTACTTCTTGGCCGCCGGGCGGGGTTTCTTCTTCGCCGCTTTCGCCGCCTTCGTCGCCCTCTTGGAGGCTGCCTTCTTGAGGGCGGGTTTCACCTTCTTCCTCGCGGCCGGCTTCGTCGCCGTCGCCGTTCCCGCCGACTTCCCGTGTTTGGCCGCCCTTCTGCCGTCGGGGTAGAGGGCGGCCTTGAAGACCTCCTCGATGTGGGACACGGGGATGAACTTGAGGTCCTTGCGGATAAAGGAGGGTATCTCCTCCAGGTATTTCTCGTTCTCCTCCGGGATGACGATCTTCTTCACCCCCGCGCGGTGGGCGGCGAGCACCTTCTCCTTCAGCCCCCCTATGGGGAGGACCTTGCCCCGCAGGGTTATCTCGCCCGTCATGCCCACTTCCTTTCGCACCTTGCGCCCGGTCACCGAGGACATCAAGGCGGTGGCCATGGTGACCCCGGCGCTGGGGCCGTCCTTGGGGATGGCGCCTGCCGGCACGTGCACGTGCATGTCATGCTTGCGGAAGAACTCGGGGTCCACCCCGTAATCCTCCGCCACGCTGCGGCAGTAGGTCAGCGCCGCCCGGGCGGACTCCTGCATCACGTCGCCCAGCTTGCCGGTGAGGATGAGGTTGCCCTCGCCCGGCATGACCTGGCACTCCACGAAGAGCACATCCCCGCCGGATTCCGTCCAGGCCAGCCCCGTGGCCACCCCCACCTCGTCCTCCTCCTCCAGCACCTCGAAGCGGTATTTGGTGGGGCCCAGGAGCTCGTGCAGTTCCTTATCGGTGACCTTCCTGCTCTTGCGCTTGCCCGCGGCGATGTCCCTTGCCACCTTGCGGCAGATGGTCGCCAGCTCCCGCTCCAGGTTGCGCACCCCCGCCTCGCGCGTGTAGTTGCGGATCACCGCGCGCAGCGCCTCCTCCGTAACCGTGATCTGGCTCTTCTTCAGCCCGTGGGCCTCCAGCTGCCGGGGCAGGAGGTGGTCCTTCGCGATGTGCAGCTTCTCCACCTCGGTGTAGCCGGGCAGTTCCAGCACCTCCATGCGGTCGAGGAGGGCGGGATGTATGGGTATGGGCGTGTTGGCGGTGGTGATGAACATCACCTTCGAGAGGTCGAAGTCCACGTCCAGATAGTGGTCGGAGAAGGAGTGGTTCTGCTCGGGGTCCAGAACCTCCAGGAGGGCCGACGCGGGGTCGCCCCGGAAGTCGGCCCCGATCTTGTCCACCTCGTCGAGCATGAACACGGGATTGTTGGAACCCGCCCTCTGGATGCCCCGGATGATGCGGCCGGGCAGGGCGCCGATGTAGGTGCGGCGGTGCCCTCTGATCTCCGCCTCGTCGTGCATGCCCCCCAGGGATATGCGCACGAACTTGCGCCCCAGGGCGCGGGCGATGGACTGGCCGAGGGAGGTCTTGCCCACCCCGGGCGGCCCCACGAAACAGAGGATGGGGCCCTTCATGTCCTCCTTCAGCTTGCGCACCGCCAGGTACTCGATGATGCGGTCCTTGACCTTGTCCAGGTCGTAATGGTCCTCGTCGAGGACCTGGCGTGCGCGCTTGATGTCCAGGTTGTCCTCGGTGCTCACGTTCCAGGGCAGGCTGGTAAGCCATTCCAGGTAGGTGCGGGCCACGGTGTATTCCGCCGCGGCCACGGGCATCTTGGAGAGCCGGTCAAGCTCGCGTTCCGCCTCCTTGCGCGCCGCCTCCGGCATCCCGCTCTGCTCTATCTTCTCCCGGAACTCGTTGATCTCCATGGTGCGCTCGTCGAACTCACCCAGTTCCTTCTGGATGGCCTTGAGCTGTTCGCGAAGGAAGTATTCGCGCTGGCTCTTGGACATCTCCGTCTGCACCTCGGACTGGATCTTGGAGCCGATCTCCAGGATCTCGATCTCCTTGTTGAGGAACACGGT includes these proteins:
- the cooS gene encoding anaerobic carbon-monoxide dehydrogenase catalytic subunit; translated protein: MEDERISYHESVRRAYRRIKEDGMTNIWDRYEAQGLSKDDPDKRCPFCQAGARCDLCSNGPCRADAEKDKRGVCGITADGMAMRMMALRNVMGTSTYHYHTEQTIKTLRATAEGRTPFEIREPGKLRDFAARLGVDTSGSDAEVALRLCDFAEADFNRKADQPSRIVEALATPERRETWKKLDIFPGGVYGEMLRVTSSCLTNVDGYYQSLALKAMRMGIAMAYQSQIVNEYCQDILFGIPRPHPMRVDLGVLDPDYVNALPNGHEPFLGFAMVQLARRPEWQEKARAAGAKGLRVIANIETGQEMIQRWESDDVFYGFTGNWIMQEAVLASGCVDLFACDMNCSMPIDPAYAERYRFKLIPVSDLVAFEGVTDRLDYVPEEAERQAAKLLEMAIANFKERRASVEPLAGLPQGEAVVGFSTESILEALGGSLDPLLGAVKSGAIRGIAGLVSCTTLRDSGQDVHSVAVAKELIARDILILSMGCGNGAMQVAGLCLPEAARMAGEGLRGVCEKLGVPPVLSYGTCTDTGRIADLLAAVSSALGDVPIPDLPVVAAAPEYMEQKATMDAVFALALGLYTYVNPVPTVTGGPKLVKLLTEDCAEVTGGVLHLEKDAAEAAENMLAHIESKRRMLGL
- a CDS encoding 4Fe-4S binding protein; translated protein: MSGKEDYARLRELLHGMPGGFPATESGVEMRILAKLFSPEDAETAVCLEREPLPPSEIARRLGTGEAEAAERLASMASRGLIYREGEVGEARYRLEQFIVGIYEYNLGSMDRELAEMVEEYIPHIGLAMAGAETLQTRFVPVGSAVEVGHAVATHDHIRELVRGHDTLGVKECICRKQQRLLGRGCHNPPEICLMFGDFARYHLENGWPGRRIDVGEALRLLDRSEELGLVLLAENARDIRFVCSCCTCCCSGLRIMKALPNPGEILHSNYRPLLDERPCDGCGACVERCPMEAVTVDSGSAAIELKRCIGCGLCVASCPRGAISLAQREDFKAPPPDTRETMRRILVERGII
- a CDS encoding energy-coupling factor ABC transporter permease; translated protein: MHIPDGFLNTGVSVVTGVAAAGAVGYGLHKAREELDERSVPMLALCAAFIFAAQMLNFPIAGGTSGHFLGGALAAVLLGPWLGGLVIALVLLVQCLGFADGGLTALGANIFNMALIGTILIYYVFYGLKSLLPRGRTYFLAATGFSAWLSVVLASGACAIQLAISGTSPLSVALPAMLGIHALIGIVEGAITVLVVGVVLAVRPDLVRTHDYRPVAASYSEAEVSR
- a CDS encoding PDGLE domain-containing protein, which gives rise to MKARDKSILVFTLAGLALAVALALIVSPWASSSPDGLEKVAEDKGFLEKAEETDPAWEGAPIPDYAFPGFTQKSVDEETGEVVEEPTRLATALAGLVGTVGIFLLAWGLALALKKKGGAGARSVGGPALE
- the cbiQ gene encoding cobalt ECF transporter T component CbiQ: MKHVFLDEYSDLRSPVHRLDPRAKLVGFIALIVICVSTPPDRYAAFAAYLGLELALVALSRLPWRHVLKRALVVLPFILVVALFLPFFSRGGGSYNLGPLTVSAHGLLVLWNVAAKSTVSVLAVILLSSTTPFPDLIKGMERLKVPSLITATLSFMYRYVFVLMDELQRMRRARDSRGWSGRWFWQSRVIGHMIAALFLRSYERGERVYAAMLARGYDGKTRTVYLYALGAMEVGFVSMLVLFPLGARLIS
- a CDS encoding ABC transporter ATP-binding protein, with the translated sequence MHHRPAVEITNLRYSYPDGTVALRGVDLLIEEGESVGIVGPNGAGKSTLLLHLNGILVGEGEVRIFGLPVEKKNLREIRRRVGLVFQDPDDQLFSPTVFDDVAFGPMNMGLSKEEVAAAVSRALEEVGIAGMERRSAYHLSYGQKKRAAIATVLSMNPDLLVLDEPSSNLDPRARNEFSQLLQGMRITKILVTHDLPFVFENCERVVVMSKGMIMADGDAFSVFSDETLLAEYGLELPYGFYPVPRGKESEAGRREAEG
- a CDS encoding radical SAM protein, with the translated sequence MGGMKGCPLCGEGNRPVAGALGMCADCARAGGEAVEEMIERAHAGARAAFGMPALPPVSPGGASCHMCGNACAMWEGERGYCGLRLVRNGRIAHLAGTARSGVVEYYHDPLPTNCVADWVCAGNGDRGRNNLAVFLGACTFDCLFCQNAQYRMLTACLAPAHAPRDLADAADETTGCVCWFGGDPSAQMPFALRASELILDRRRGEVHICWETNGSMHPAFLRRAMDMSLASGGCVKFDLKAFDPSLHRALCGASNRRTLENFAAAASRVRERPHPPPLVASTLMVPGYVEADEVGRIAAFIAGLDRDIPYSLLAFHPQHAMRDLPVTGRRQAEECLAAARAAGLTRVHIGNLHLLR